The Culex pipiens pallens isolate TS chromosome 2, TS_CPP_V2, whole genome shotgun sequence DNA window GGCCTTATCCGTGAAAACCCTTCCGCACTGCTCGCAGGTCAGCACCCCAGCCGTAGCTTTGCAGAACTTCCTGTGCATTCTCAAGTTGGTAGCGCTGTCAAAGACCCTTCCACAATCGCCGCACTCGTCCTCCTCCTCAGAACTCTCACCATCCCCAGCTTCCTTCTTCCACGGCGGCTCAACCTTATGCTTTTTCCGGTAATGTGAACCAAGCTTACCCTTCCTCACAAACTTCTCGCTGCAGATGTGACACTCGTGGCTCGGTTCTCGATGGCTGAGCGCGTGCTGCGTAAGGGCATTAGCGGACTTAAAAACCGCTCCGCAAACATCGCACACCACCTCCCCAGGTCCACTTTGCTGCTCTCTCCCGCATTTCTTCTCGTGCGCCAAGCGAGCCTTCGGCGAGTGGAATCCCTTCGTGCAACCCTCGGACCGGCATCCGTACGGAGTTTCGCCGTTGTGTTTGAGCATGTGGTACCGGAACTCGGCGGTTTTCTTAAACTTGGCCGGGCACAGATGGCACATCTGTGTTTTGCTCTCGACCTTTTCGAGCGGTGTTTTGCAGTACTTTTGGTGCGATTGCAGATGGGCCAGCTGGACGTATCGCTTGGGGCACCGGTCGCAGCTGTAGATCTTGGACGAGTTGTTGTCTTCGGTGGGAGACTCGTCGTCTTCCGGACCTTCTGAGGCGCTTTGCTCTTGGAACTCATCTACAAATGATGGATGTTTAATTTCTGCATCTTTCCAAGGGGAATCATCTTACCCTCGTGACTGCCCATCACAGGATTTGGGGTAGTGTTCAGTGAATCGTCCATTTTCGTTGACAAGTTAAGGGACAACAGTTAGTTCGTTACCGTAACCGATTGATTTCAGATAGAACAAAAAAAGATCAACAAAAATAGTGAATcgatttctaaatttcaagcttttaagtgctccAAAACCTGCTGTCAGGTCAGATAACAGTTATTTCATTCCACTTTCAAAAACTCGTCTAGTTAAATTAAACGAAAAACTTGGAATGCTGATAATGTTGGTTTGATCTTCGCTTCTGTTGGTAGATTGTTCCGGCTTGAGATCCCAGCAATTTGCACACTTTCCCACTTAATTTGGAAACATATTAACGATTTTACACGTTCCAAATAagaattttgatcaaatttactTTGATTATATtttgctaaataaaaaaattatgctgAATCCGAAATAATATTACTTTCtgtaaatattttgattgtaaACAAACGATTACTGACAGTTCAGTGAAAACATAACacgcttaaggggttacatacatgtagaaaatctaaatttttcatatttcggaatatttattaaatcctttaaaaagatgaattccaatcactcctgaaagtttcatgaagatatgtaATGCTTTAAGTGagtagaagacgatttaagtttaaagttctgccatgcgcaaagcggactgtcaaactttgggagcgtttttctcggaacaccgagttgatttacgggtgccacgatatctcgagattggatggaccaaattggctgaaatttggggtgaagactctcaagacatatcccgtgtgcatgacgaagcccaatttttaaattttgctttttttttaaatacaaaaatcataaacggacgatttttaatatgaaaaacacaaaaatatttttaacttttttaaaaataaactttttgaaaatcggccttcgtcatgcacacgggaacgGTTTAATTCACGAGGTGGTCACTCCAAATATATTGCATTTATTTCATAAGTTAATCCGTATGTGCATCCATATTTACGTGCATACACCATTCctctatgaattttatttcagtgttcaCAGCTGTCATCGCAAACGCGCGCACTGtttacaaacaacaacaaaaatcaatttttcatggGCCAGCAGCTTCGTCGTAGTAAATCCGGATTTTCCATTGTTTTGAGTTGAATTTAGTGCGTGTTTGGACTCAGTAAGGCACCAGCAATCGAGATGGTGGTAACCAAGGAGGACAAGTCGATCGAGCTGCTGGACGTGGACCCTCAGGAGACGGAGGACGACGGGGCGGTGGTGGTGCTGGACTCCAAGCGGAAGGGCAAGCGCACCGTAATCAAGACTTTGACACGGCAGACGTACTTTTTGCCCGTGTTTGGCCTGGTTGATCCAGAGAAACTCAAGCCGGGCGATTTGGTGGGCGTAAACAAGGACTCGTACCTCATCCTGGAGACACTTCCGGCCGACCGAGCAGTATTCGGACATTGGCGGGTTGGACAGGCAAATCCAGAAATTGATTGAGGCCGTCGTGCTGCCGACGACGCACAAGGACAAGTTCAAGAACCTGAGAATTCATCCACCGAAGTCGACCTACCTGAAGCTGGCCGGCCAGTAGCTGGTGCAGATGTTCATCGGAGACGGTGCCAAGCTCGTCTGGGACGCGTCCGCACTGACCAAGGAAAAGTCGCCGGtggtttaatttctttttatttgtgaaatcagtttttttgtattgttagatatgatgaaaaaaaaaacgatattgacCGCCCCTCCTCTCCCTTCTCCCCCCATGCGACAACTCGTTGGGTTGCGAACAGGTGCGCGTACTTTTTCAACTTGCTATTCGGCCCCACGATGAACGTAAAGATCCGTTCCTACTTCAACCACTTTGTTATCTCTCGATCCCAGTTGTCCACCAAACTGCTCGGAGTCACGATCAGAACCCGCTTCACAACCGGCTGCCCGTAAGGTCCCTGATTCTTCAAGGTGTAGATCAACGCCAACGTCTGCAACGTCTTCCCCAGTCCCATCTCGTCGGCCAAAATCGCTCCCAACTGTTCCGAGTCTTCGCGTTTCATTCCCAAACCCCTTTCTCGCTGGTGCGGCCGCAAATGCTAGCCACGCAGTACGAAACGCAACCCTTTGTCCGCAATCGCTTCCTCCCCACAGTCCCAACCAGGTCGACACCACAATCGGACTCCCGGCGCACATCGACTTCGCCGGCGGCCTAAACCCTCCTCTCGCCTCGAATCGAACCCTCTTCACCGGCACATCATTCTCCTTGGCCACCTCCCCATCAATCCGCTCCACCAGTTCAACCTCCTTGCTCAACCGCGAACCCTCCTCCAGCTCCTCCCCCTTCACCAACCCGGAGCTCCTGCCGTCCTCGTCGCCCAACGTGACGCTTTTCCCGCCCACGATGGTCAACGTTCCGTCGCCCTCCCACGTATTGTGCTTTTTGGTCGTTATTTTGCCCCAGCACACTTGCGTCGTCGTTGGTTCTGCGGGGGTGTGCAACGCTGCCGGCTTTCTGACTGCGACGGCTCAGGCTTCCAACACGCGGGCATGGTTCTCCGAGCTGGTGAGCAGCTCCAGCATGCCCGGGTCCGGTTGGGCTTGCGGTAACGGCTGCGGTCGGATTGTGAGGGTGGTGGAAGTTCGGCCGGCAGGGACCGCTTCATCGACGGTCCTGCCGTCATCACCCGCATTTGCTTCTTAAGTAGTAGTGCTGACGTATCTGGTCCCGCTGTCCCAATCTTCGTAGGGCACCGGAAATCCTGAAGGTGACAAAATACACCTCAAGCTGGATTGGAGCGGTGACAGTTTGTAAATGAAGGAAACAAACAAGTGACAGTTCTGAACTGTCACTATCCACACTGAACAAAATTCAATTCCGAATATCGTGCAGATAAATAATATTTACGATATTTACGAAATATTCACGGAAGTAAATCCAATGCGCTACGGATCAACCATGTGCCCAACCCCGTGCGCAGGGCCTTGTCCCAAGAGCGATACTTTAGTCGGGGTCGTCCCGGGTAAGCTTGCACACGATCAGCGGGGATGCTAGGTGCTGCTTCGTGGGGGGAGGGGTTTGTGCCGGTTTTACAGGTGTCGAACACAGCAAGCCAATTTTTTGCCGTACACAACTGGATCAACGACAACCCAGTTCCATCACTAGGTAAACGACACCTTCGCCTTTACCGCTCTATTCAGCAGGTGCTGTTTGACCAAAAATGATTTGGCCAAATTCCTCAGCTTCCGGCTCCAGTCTGGGTAGTTCTAGTATTTCTAGTTCCATCCGAATCTTcttcaaaatacaaaactaaTCTAGGTGACAGTTGCCAATGACGTTTAGAAACGTCACAGCCCACACTGATCGAAATTTTCTCTTAAATCTTTAAGTTCATCCTCGTGAATCCGTATTTACCATTATTTACCACTATTTACTGGATTTGCTCCAAATGCCATACGGATCAAGCATGTGCCCAACCCCTTGGTTTAATtagtcttcacaaaaattttgagccgatttggtcgaagcagtgttgagatatcgtggcacccgttttttgaaactgcttacttcaattacactcaacccccggtggttggtcactttttcgtttgacacttttttagtttgtaccccgttggttggtcaaagttgaactaaaaagtgacgaactgtcactatttacacggtgctcacgcacactattaaaacaaacgtttggtagtgtgtgtaaactccgtttaaaaggggtgtcaaactaaaaagtgaccccgttcgtttgacaacagttggtgtcaaaccatcgggattTGAGtgtagctatatctcggcaatgatgcaaccaaatgtcttcaaatttatgttgataatagttaaaaatgtttatgttaaagtcctgaaaacaatttttaaaaaagtttgcgTGTGTACCAATACCAACCCTTGACatgtttgccgatttacatgtatgtaacctcttaataaaaaaccataaaaactgTTTCCACCTAGGTTTCCACCAATGTTAATTTTCCAATTTAGGGGTGCATTGATTTCTCAAATTCGAGATCAATGgactaaattataattttgtttgcCAAACAAAACAGTAACTATAAGTTCAAgtagttatttaaattttttattattagatttaaaattttataattttattaaagaattttacagtttaggaattttagtattttgggaCATTACTTGACATAATTATATTGTCAATTAGAATTTTCTTgggattttcagaattttcttaaatgttttaaaattttaaagttactttctaaggctttctaggcccagtgaaaaaaatataatttaactcaaaaatgatgaacttctcgtcacagtgtcctgatgcaaacaatgatcgagctcgagctgtcacagccctgcgaagtatgttggctgacatatcgggcggtcagtcaaaaaaaccagctagaagtcgcctgacaaaaaacttttgctagaaagagataggaaacctgatgcaaacaatcgtCCAGCTGTAATGAACACATACTTTGCATGTGTTGGTATagttctgactagaaagccttctACAAGCTAACCCCAGACTTTTTTCAAGATTTGATCTATAAATAGCATAgggttatctaagcccgatctcacgcacactagcacgccatttgttttacTGGAGGATACAAAAtgtaacctcaatctttttcgtgtacgtgcacacaatacatgcgcacgtagataactctttGTGCACGATTGAGGTGGAATCACCCATAATAGATGAGACTTTTTAAAtcttcagaatttcagaatttgaaaactcaagagcgagtccacgaacagggcatacccctttgtatgggacgtcgtttggacctcaccaatctgcctgaaattttcaggggttgtttgtacatataaaactagcatctggtcaaaatatgagcactctaggtcaacgggaagtggggaaatcgggacacaaagtttgaaggttcaaaaacgtaaaaaatcttaaaaaggctataacttaggcaaaattcaatttaattccaaaattcaaaatgcatcttgaagggcttcaaaaatgcaacaaaatgcagggtagagcatcccaattggttaattctaaagggagttattggcattttagtgataaaatagcataattttcaaactgaaataaaaaagtgttccatccagatatcaactcggatcgacctgcagcttgtaggggacatctgggactaccatctgagactgagaccgctttgggtaaggcagtttaacatattgaatagacacttttacttttagtgaattttttggtagtaaatttttgctcaggggaccccttagatcccattttatggtgataattttatcatattcgtgttcctgagacaatttcacaaaagaaacatgcataaaaatgtatattatcattcattttaaccctttaaaaaatgaaagataaaaaaaaattaagaagctgcattttttctggtgtcatctagtatccttggaaacgaacttgattttcaataaatgtgaatcaaagttttttttaaacttttattttttaaagggctaaaggggatgaaaacaaacatttttatgcatgtttttaatgtgaaattgtctcaggaacacgattatgataaaattatcaccagaaaatggaaTCTAAGCGGtcctccgagcaaaaatttactaccaaaaaattcactaaaagtaaaagtgtctatttgatatgttaaactgccttacccaaaacggtctcagtctcagatggtagtcccagatgtcccctacaagctgcaggtcgaaccgagttgatatctggatggaacacttttttatttgagtttgaaaattaggctattttttactaaaattccaataactccctttagaattaaccaatttggatgctctaccctgcattttgttgcatttttgaagcccttcaagatgcattttgaattttgacattaaattaaattttgcctaagttacagcctttttacgatttttgacgtttttgaacctttaaactttgtgtcccgatttccccacttcccgttgacctagagtgctcatattttgaccagatgctagttttatatgtacaaacaacccctgaaaatttcaggcagattggtgaggtcgatgcgagatgggtatgctttgctcgtggactcgctctcaagtatttttaagttttccaaTGCTAGAGTTTTTATTAAAGGTCgtaaaacatatgaaacacaatagcttattataggacctttaaaaaaactgtagAATAGAAGAAATTTAGAATTGGTGATACCCTTAGAATTTCtttgattatttaaatatttcaaaactatagaattttaaaataaaaaaatagaattatagatttttaaaattattgaattctagaattgttttatttatacaATAAAGAACtagcacttttttgggaattttataattttaacattttagaatttattatttacaacatTTGCGccagaaatttataaattttggaaCTTTGCAAAATGGAACAGGAACagaagtccagactcgattattcgaagttcgattttttatattttcttacaagttcttcaagttcgagttctgtgaccccattttagtcaattgaatagttgattgactgtaaatttaaaaaaatgcatttttcaatatttcatcatcgccattttggccgccattctggatttaaaaattctaaatcactttagaatagttcaggggtcatactaaagctcaacaatcgagaaattaaaaagagagatatgagccggtaacatggagtgaaattttcacagctgtcatggaaaactacacagcagcttgacagtaagttttattttttaatttcagaatctCCTGAAaagttttagaataaaaaaaattaaattatagaaGTTGCTgatgtagggtagggtagtcatcaatgagacacttttggtttttaactttcaacgatttttgtatttttttcatcagcatgttttaatgagctttttgttacattttctttcttttaatgtgttctagcattgatcaaaatatgagatcgatccgacttctacagccagagttattcaactgtctcattgtagacgcacttggcaggaacaatgagacaggtggggaacaatgagacactttacaaaaatcaatacttttctagtaaaacatcatgtttttgtattgttccattgcaggtgacttaccttgaacattttaaagcaattttgccaacttgaagctttcattaacaaaagttatactaaaaagtatttaaatttagtaaaatccatatatttataccataTAACTTTATATGTTTGGCGAAATGAagtcaaaactcaataaatatgtcaaaaatcacttccgattcatgttttgaaggatttccctagattttgaaaagtttaatgaagaaaaatcaaagtgtctcattgttacccataggctgaaaagagtggggaacaatgagacagtcctggattctgggtatattcttaattttggtcaattctaatgaaaggccattgtagcccaactcatgccctatgaaatgacgaaagaagtttggagaaattttagtttttgtattattggcAGCCTataagcgaaaatgtaattttcagtcataatttactttcacaccccaaaatcaaacatttatgaataactttgcaagggagcgtccataaccaaagccactattatggcagacgtgtatccagtagatacacctttcccAAAAATATGAGCCttattggttgaaactacgacttgtgagagccattttatcattgttccccgtgtctcattgatgactactctaccctaattgaagaatttaatattttttggaattataAATTCCACAACTTCTTTGGAATTTTAgatatatttttaatgttagcgttttaaaattattggaaaaaaataaagattacaAAAACCCTCCGCTGGTGGACATAAGAAACAAACAGAAGCACCTTAAAAGACCAGGTATTATTTCAATCTTTATTCTCAAATTGTGCCTTTTTCTACATTTCAATCTATCCGCCTTGGGAACCTAGAAAAGAtggattgaaatgaaaaaaaaaaaatctaggaatACGGGTTTCAGCTGTTCTAAATAAAGTCACGGAATTCTGGAGGTTTCCTTCATTTATAAGACTTTTAGAAAATGTCAAAACTTATCCGATAATTTTCCTGAAAaatcatttcatttaaaaatttcaggaaaTTTCGAAGCatagaataaaacaaaaattagtaTCATATTTAAAGTTTTCGCATTAACACCACAACCAATCCTACTGCGCTCGACACTTCACCAGGTGCGGCTTCAGCAGGCAGTTGTACGCGAACCGTTGGCCACATTCCGTACAGGCGTACGGCTTCCAGCCGGTGTGAATGCTCTGGTGCACCCGGTTCGCTTCGGCCGACTTGAACCGCTTGCCGCACGTTTCGCACTCGTACTTGCGCTCCACCGAGTGTGCCGGCATGTGCTTTTTGAGGGCGGTCCTGGGGGAAAAAATGAGGAAGTTGCAGAATTTTGAAGGAGATTGTTCGCGTGAAATGAGCCTTACTTGGTCTTGAACCGCTTGTCACACTGCTGGCACGCAAATCGGGGCGCGTCATGCTTGGCCCGGTGCGTTCGTAACGAGGTTGGGGAACGGAGCGTGGCGCCACAGACCTCGCACACGTAGCCCTTGGTTCCGCAGTATACTTCGTGGCTTTTGCGCGCTTCACTGCCGAAGAACGTCTTGCTACAGCCGGCTTTTCTGCAGCTGTACGATTGAACTCCGGCGTGCTTGTTGAGGTGCGTCTCAAAGGCCGCACTGCTATTGAAGGTTTTGCCGCAGAGTGCACACTGGCGGATCTTTAGCTTTTTAACGTAGCGCTTACATTTGGCCTGGTGCACTTTAGTCAAGTTGACGTTCTGAATGGTGCCTAAACATTCTAAATCTACGGAGTTATTCTCCACATCTGGATCTAGGTTTTCAACAGGTGGTTCGGGCATCTTCTCGACAATTTCGGAAGCATTCAAGCTGTCAACACGAAAATCTCCTTCCAGAGTTTGCAACGCGTCTTCCGGTTTAATACCTTGAAGTGGATCTTCCGCTTGGGAGCGACAAACTCGCTCATGGTTTTCGCAATCAAGTCTAAAATTAGGAACCTTTCGATTAATTTGCAAGATTGCAACACCAAAAACTTACGCAAAGAAGAACGTCCTGCTACATCGAGGACACGAGAACTGGGGCTCATTGTGGATGATTTTGTGCCTCTCCAGCTCGATGTCCGTAGCGAAGCTTAGCGCACATTGGTCACAATCCTTAAGCGGCACTGCCGAACACAGGACTTCGTGGATGAAGCAATTCTTTGGGTTGTGGAACGCTTTCCTACATCCCTTCTTGCATCGGAAGGGTTTGAtgcctaaaacatttttttttttaattttaattcaagGATAATGCAAAAAATCTCTTACCATAATGCTTGTTCGTGTGATATCCAAACTCGTCCTCTTGGGTGAACGTTACGAAACAAATGGGACAACTGAAAAGCTTCTGAGCCTCCTCAACCGGCTTCACCGGTTCCACGCCCTTCTCCTTCAGAAGCTCCTTCTGCTCGGACAAAGCCTGCAGGCATCTCTGCTTGAAGTCGCAACACAAATCGAACATTTGCGAGCACATGAGGCAGCATGGCATCGACTTTGAAAGCCCCGACGTGGCCAGCACGAACTCAATCTTCTCGAGTAACGCAGATACCTCGCCGGCAGACCCGTCGTTGGGCAGGTCGCGCGAACAGAAGACACAACTACCAACTTCTGGCGCTGCAACTTGCTTGCAATCGTCTTCCTTCGGCTTCGGCACAGGTGGTTCATCCAACAGAACCGCCTCTTCCGGAAGGTAAACCTCGTTCTCCGCTGGAGTTACGACCGGTTCCGGATCCTCAgtttctggaacaaaatcgttgaatTAAACACTCCGATGCGACCCCCTTAGGACATCGTTACTCACCAACGGCCATCAACATCCAGGTGGTCGGATCCAGATCCGGTGCGATTTGCTTCAGCTTTTTGCGCTGCTCTCGGGCCTGGGCTGCTCGTCTTTGCTTGGTGAGGCGTGGCATGGTGCTTTAAGCTTAGTTTTGTAcagtttttatttcaattttccttaaaaactaagtttttttttgcgattttgtgCGATAAACGATGAAGGAacttgattttgaaccaaaagtaaacataaacaaaagttTGCAGTGTTGCCTGGCTGTCAGAACGGCACGGATTCGAGCAAGCCCTTTAAACTGCTCGAATgtactacactcaacccccggtggttggtcactttttcgtttgacacttttttagtttgtaccccgttggttggtcaaagtcaaactaaaaagtgacgaactgtcactttttatacggcgctcacgcaaactatcaaaacaaacgtttggtagtgtatgtgaactccgtgtaaaaagggtatcaaactaaaaagtgaccccgtgcgtttgacaacagttggtgtcaaaccatcggagtTTGAGTGTaattccattcgagcagtttttgcttttttctttgctgtcatttctaccactcgaatcgggtgctccattgaagcgggaagccctactgcgttgtgtttaccgcagagaggattctgagaacggatcacatttcacagaatataCAGAAAAAGAGGGatacgtggacataccgtactaaATGCTCTG harbors:
- the LOC120426628 gene encoding zinc finger protein 79-like, yielding MPRLTKQRRAAQAREQRKKLKQIAPDLDPTTWMLMAVETEDPEPVVTPAENEVYLPEEAVLLDEPPVPKPKEDDCKQVAAPEVGSCVFCSRDLPNDGSAGEVSALLEKIEFVLATSGLSKSMPCCLMCSQMFDLCCDFKQRCLQALSEQKELLKEKGVEPVKPVEEAQKLFSCPICFVTFTQEDEFGYHTNKHYGIKPFRCKKGCRKAFHNPKNCFIHEVLCSAVPLKDCDQCALSFATDIELERHKIIHNEPQFSCPRCSRTFFFALDCENHERVCRSQAEDPLQGIKPEDALQTLEGDFRVDSLNASEIVEKMPEPPVENLDPDVENNSVDLECLGTIQNVNLTKVHQAKCKRYVKKLKIRQCALCGKTFNSSAAFETHLNKHAGVQSYSCRKAGCSKTFFGSEARKSHEVYCGTKGYVCEVCGATLRSPTSLRTHRAKHDAPRFACQQCDKRFKTKTALKKHMPAHSVERKYECETCGKRFKSAEANRVHQSIHTGWKPYACTECGQRFAYNCLLKPHLVKCRAQ